The following are encoded together in the Glycine max cultivar Williams 82 chromosome 8, Glycine_max_v4.0, whole genome shotgun sequence genome:
- the LOC100813507 gene encoding DNA-directed RNA polymerase I subunit RPA12, which yields MLAEVVKNSWKKRAKESVVISKGEGSDFVAKAVDLAARELITSASLGQVTQVQLDRAKVSTKSAVLMNLESRDIRRELGMEIIEEHMVMEYSKVNKKCEKCGHGEATYYTRLMRSADKGQTTFYTCIGYGHPSQEN from the exons ATGTTGGCTGAGGTTGTCAAGAATTCTTGGAAAAAAAGAGCAAAGGAATCAGTCGTGATTAGTAAAGGGGAG GGCTCTGATTTTGTGGCAAAAGCTGTGGATTTAGCAGCCAGAGAATTAATAACAAGTGCATCACTAGGACAAG TTACACAGGTACAGCTTGACCGTGCCAAGGTATCCACGAAGTCTGCAGTTCTAATGAATTTAGAGTCCAGA GATATCAGAAGAGAGCTTGGAATGGAAATAATTGAGGAACATATGGTGATGGAATATTCTAAG GTCAACAAGAAATGTGAAAAATGTGGCCATGGGGAAGCTACCTATTATACTAGACTG ATGAGATCAGCAGACAAAGGGCAAACTACTTTCTACACATGTATCGGCTATGGTCATCCGTCTCAGGAGAATTAG